A stretch of the Nicotiana tabacum cultivar K326 chromosome 6, ASM71507v2, whole genome shotgun sequence genome encodes the following:
- the LOC107827359 gene encoding elongation factor 1-gamma 3 isoform X1, which translates to MKFLDDILAFKLSVFYMLQVLHSGSNNKNALKALIAAEYTGVKVELAKNFEMGVSNKTPEFVKMNPIGKVPVLETPDGPVFESNAIARYVTKLKPDNPLFGSSLIEYAQIEQWNDFSATEIDANIGQWLYPRLGYRVFIPPAEEAAVAALKRALGALNIHLASNTYLVGHSITLADIIMACNLSHGFRYIMTKSFTKEFPHVERYFWTVVNQPNFCKILGEVKQAESIPAPPSKKPAPAKEPAKPKAKEEPKKEVKKEEPKFEEEEEAPKPKAKNPLDLLPPSKMILDEWKRLYSNTKTNFREVAIKGFWDMYDPEGYSLWFCDYKYQDENTVSFVTLNKVGGFLQRMDLARKYAFGKMLVIGSEAPYKVKGLWLFRGKEIPKFVMDECYDMELYEWKEVDINDEAQKERVNQMIEDYEPFEGEALLDAKCFK; encoded by the exons ATGAAATTTCTTGACGATATATTAGCATTTAAATTGTCTGTATTTTATATGTTGCAGGTTTTGCACTCTGGAAGTAACAACAAAAATGCCTTAAAGGCACTCATTGCTGCTGAGTACACAGGTGTAAAGGTTGAACTTGCAAAGAATTTCGAGATGGGTGTATCAAACAAGACACCTGAGTTTGTCAAGATGAATCCAATTGGAAAG GTTCCTGTGCTTGAAACACCTGATGGACCTGTTTTCGAGAGCAATGCTATTGCACGCTATG TAACTAAATTGAAGCCCGACAATCCTCTCTTTGGCTCTTCGTTGATCGAATAT GCTCAAATAGAGCAATGGAATGATTTTTCTGCCACTGAGATTGATGCAAACATTGGGCAATGGTTGTACCCACGTCTCGGCTATCGTGTATTCATTCCTCCG GCCGAGGAAGCTGCAGTAGCTGCATTAAAGAGAGCTCTTGGTGCTTTAAACATCCATCTTGCGTCTAACACTTACTTGGTTGGACATTCAATCACATTGGCCGACATTATAATGGCCTGCAACTTGAGCCATGGTTTTAGGTATATAATGACCAAGAGCTTTACCAAGGAATTCCCACATGTAGAGAGATACTTCTGGACTGTGGTTAATCAGCCAAATTTCTGCAAGATATTGGGTGAGGTGAAACAAGCTGAATCTATCCCAGCGCCCCCGTCCAAGAAGCCTGCACCAGCAAAGGAACCTGCAAAACCCAAAGCAAAGGAGGAGCCAAAGAAAGAGGTTAAGAAGGAAGAACCAAAGTTTGAAGAGGAGGAAGAAGCACCCAAGCCTAAGGCAAAGAATCCTCTTGATCTATTGCCTCCAAGTAAGATGATTCTGGATGAGTGGAAGAGGCTTTACTCCAATACCAAGACCAACTTCCGCGAGGTTGCCATTAAAG GTTTCTGGGACATGTATGATCCCGAAGGATATTCTCTCTGGTTCTGTGATTACAAGTACCAGGATGAGAACACAGTTTCCTTTGTAACCTTGAACAAGGTTGGTGGTTTTCTGCAGAGAATGGATCTGGCACGTAAGTACGCTTTTGGTAAGATGTTGGTAATTGGTTCTGAGGCCCCATATAAGGTGAAGGGTTTGTGGCTTTTCCGTGGAAAAGAAATTCCCAAGTTTGTTATGGATGAATGCTATGACATGGAGCTCTATGAATGGAAGGAAGTAGACATCAACGATGAAGCACAGAAGGAGCGTGTCAACCAAATGATTGAGGATTATGAGCCCTTTGAGGGAGAGGCTCTGTTGGATGCAAAGTGCTTCAAGTAA
- the LOC107827359 gene encoding elongation factor 1-gamma 3 isoform X2: MALVLHSGSNNKNALKALIAAEYTGVKVELAKNFEMGVSNKTPEFVKMNPIGKVPVLETPDGPVFESNAIARYVTKLKPDNPLFGSSLIEYAQIEQWNDFSATEIDANIGQWLYPRLGYRVFIPPAEEAAVAALKRALGALNIHLASNTYLVGHSITLADIIMACNLSHGFRYIMTKSFTKEFPHVERYFWTVVNQPNFCKILGEVKQAESIPAPPSKKPAPAKEPAKPKAKEEPKKEVKKEEPKFEEEEEAPKPKAKNPLDLLPPSKMILDEWKRLYSNTKTNFREVAIKGFWDMYDPEGYSLWFCDYKYQDENTVSFVTLNKVGGFLQRMDLARKYAFGKMLVIGSEAPYKVKGLWLFRGKEIPKFVMDECYDMELYEWKEVDINDEAQKERVNQMIEDYEPFEGEALLDAKCFK, translated from the exons ATGGCTCTG GTTTTGCACTCTGGAAGTAACAACAAAAATGCCTTAAAGGCACTCATTGCTGCTGAGTACACAGGTGTAAAGGTTGAACTTGCAAAGAATTTCGAGATGGGTGTATCAAACAAGACACCTGAGTTTGTCAAGATGAATCCAATTGGAAAG GTTCCTGTGCTTGAAACACCTGATGGACCTGTTTTCGAGAGCAATGCTATTGCACGCTATG TAACTAAATTGAAGCCCGACAATCCTCTCTTTGGCTCTTCGTTGATCGAATAT GCTCAAATAGAGCAATGGAATGATTTTTCTGCCACTGAGATTGATGCAAACATTGGGCAATGGTTGTACCCACGTCTCGGCTATCGTGTATTCATTCCTCCG GCCGAGGAAGCTGCAGTAGCTGCATTAAAGAGAGCTCTTGGTGCTTTAAACATCCATCTTGCGTCTAACACTTACTTGGTTGGACATTCAATCACATTGGCCGACATTATAATGGCCTGCAACTTGAGCCATGGTTTTAGGTATATAATGACCAAGAGCTTTACCAAGGAATTCCCACATGTAGAGAGATACTTCTGGACTGTGGTTAATCAGCCAAATTTCTGCAAGATATTGGGTGAGGTGAAACAAGCTGAATCTATCCCAGCGCCCCCGTCCAAGAAGCCTGCACCAGCAAAGGAACCTGCAAAACCCAAAGCAAAGGAGGAGCCAAAGAAAGAGGTTAAGAAGGAAGAACCAAAGTTTGAAGAGGAGGAAGAAGCACCCAAGCCTAAGGCAAAGAATCCTCTTGATCTATTGCCTCCAAGTAAGATGATTCTGGATGAGTGGAAGAGGCTTTACTCCAATACCAAGACCAACTTCCGCGAGGTTGCCATTAAAG GTTTCTGGGACATGTATGATCCCGAAGGATATTCTCTCTGGTTCTGTGATTACAAGTACCAGGATGAGAACACAGTTTCCTTTGTAACCTTGAACAAGGTTGGTGGTTTTCTGCAGAGAATGGATCTGGCACGTAAGTACGCTTTTGGTAAGATGTTGGTAATTGGTTCTGAGGCCCCATATAAGGTGAAGGGTTTGTGGCTTTTCCGTGGAAAAGAAATTCCCAAGTTTGTTATGGATGAATGCTATGACATGGAGCTCTATGAATGGAAGGAAGTAGACATCAACGATGAAGCACAGAAGGAGCGTGTCAACCAAATGATTGAGGATTATGAGCCCTTTGAGGGAGAGGCTCTGTTGGATGCAAAGTGCTTCAAGTAA